One stretch of Pedobacter riviphilus DNA includes these proteins:
- a CDS encoding SusD/RagB family nutrient-binding outer membrane lipoprotein: MKSIYKILFLFIIVAVCGGCKKEFEENFKNPNQAETVPPNLLLNGILFDMYEAPFSGSERWNQYTAANYFYYATNNYDWTGASLDYTTLKNIVKMEEEANRLGGAVAKPYLALAKFFKAYFFVKMSLKVGDLPMTEALKGFANLTPKYDTQKDIFKQSLTWLEESNNDLSALIIAGNKELKGDIYLKNDLVAWQKVVNTFKLRTLINLSTKADDADLQVKQQFAAVLGNPTKYPVMESMADNLQFVYNESFNKYPNNKDNFGNDALRYNMAGTYLNTLSSYKDPRAYMVAEPARGVAEANGYAITDYRNFVGASTGEDQGVMLDKVQKGLYSLIGRYRYYSGYTAENTFIISYPELCFIKAEGINRGWATGDAESWYKKGIQASIGFYGIKDGVNVVTFLKKDGKLGEFETYNVNFTFETDYYAQPVIKYAGNTAEGLKQILTQKYLAYFRNSGFEAYYQYRRTGIPNSRWVQV, from the coding sequence ATGAAATCAATATATAAAATACTGTTCCTCTTCATCATTGTTGCTGTTTGTGGCGGATGTAAGAAAGAATTTGAAGAAAATTTTAAAAATCCAAACCAGGCCGAAACCGTTCCGCCGAACTTATTATTGAACGGTATTTTGTTCGATATGTATGAAGCACCTTTTTCGGGCTCAGAAAGATGGAATCAGTACACTGCTGCCAACTATTTCTACTATGCAACCAATAATTACGATTGGACAGGCGCTTCTTTAGATTATACTACCCTAAAAAATATAGTAAAGATGGAAGAAGAAGCCAACCGTTTAGGTGGTGCAGTAGCTAAACCTTACCTGGCTTTGGCTAAATTCTTTAAAGCGTATTTCTTTGTGAAAATGAGTTTGAAAGTGGGCGATTTACCGATGACGGAAGCCTTAAAAGGTTTTGCCAACCTTACTCCAAAGTACGATACCCAAAAAGATATCTTTAAACAATCGTTAACGTGGTTAGAAGAATCGAACAACGATTTATCGGCTTTAATTATTGCGGGCAATAAAGAATTAAAAGGCGATATCTATCTTAAAAATGACCTGGTTGCCTGGCAAAAGGTTGTAAATACCTTTAAATTAAGGACTTTGATCAATTTGAGTACAAAAGCGGATGATGCAGACTTACAGGTAAAACAACAATTTGCTGCGGTATTGGGCAACCCGACCAAATATCCGGTTATGGAAAGTATGGCCGATAACCTACAGTTTGTATACAACGAAAGTTTTAATAAATACCCGAACAATAAAGATAATTTTGGTAACGATGCTTTGCGTTATAACATGGCGGGTACTTATTTAAATACCCTTTCGAGTTATAAAGATCCTAGGGCTTATATGGTTGCTGAGCCGGCAAGAGGAGTAGCGGAGGCCAACGGTTATGCCATTACCGATTACCGGAATTTTGTGGGAGCAAGTACGGGTGAAGATCAGGGTGTGATGTTGGATAAGGTACAAAAAGGTTTGTATTCGCTTATTGGCCGTTATAGGTATTATAGTGGTTATACTGCCGAAAACACCTTCATTATTTCTTATCCCGAGCTCTGTTTTATCAAAGCGGAGGGTATTAACCGTGGCTGGGCTACAGGCGATGCCGAAAGCTGGTATAAAAAGGGTATCCAAGCCTCTATCGGTTTTTATGGTATCAAGGATGGCGTTAATGTGGTTACCTTTCTTAAAAAAGATGGTAAACTTGGCGAATTCGAAACTTACAATGTAAACTTCACTTTCGAGACAGATTATTACGCACAGCCTGTAATAAAATATGCTGGCAATACAGCTGAAGGCTTAAAGCAGATCCTTACCCAAAAATACCTGGCCTATTTCCGTAACTCTGGTTTTGAAGCTTATTACCAGTATCGCAGAACGGGTATCCCGAATTCCAGGTGGGTCCAGGTATAG
- a CDS encoding LytR/AlgR family response regulator transcription factor gives MTILIIEDEARIAKRVERMTAAHFEGNAVIQICDSLKKGIDFLEKNSIDILLLDLNLNGKDGFEVLQSLTSRTFQTIVVSANTENALRAFELGVLDFVPKPFDQERLTLALSRATATKKELSSNLRYLTVRKNGSVHLIELSQLNYIKGAGIYSELHLLDGSSTLHDKGLDALEQILPAGFERIHKSYLVQIKQTEQILISSGTKYALKLKNGEILPIGRSRYKAFRERIALQEEKNHS, from the coding sequence ATGACGATACTGATAATAGAAGATGAAGCACGGATAGCAAAAAGGGTTGAGCGCATGACAGCCGCTCATTTCGAAGGTAATGCTGTAATCCAGATCTGCGATTCGCTTAAAAAGGGAATAGATTTTCTGGAAAAGAACAGTATTGATATTTTATTGCTCGATCTTAACCTGAACGGGAAAGATGGTTTTGAGGTACTGCAATCTTTAACCTCGCGCACTTTTCAAACCATAGTGGTTTCGGCTAATACCGAAAATGCACTGCGTGCTTTTGAGTTAGGCGTACTCGATTTTGTTCCAAAGCCTTTCGATCAGGAACGGCTTACACTAGCGCTTAGTAGGGCAACAGCCACAAAAAAAGAACTTAGCAGCAACCTGCGCTATCTCACCGTACGAAAAAACGGCAGCGTCCACCTCATCGAGCTTAGCCAGCTCAACTATATTAAAGGTGCAGGCATATACAGCGAACTGCATCTGCTGGATGGCAGCAGTACGTTGCACGATAAGGGGCTTGATGCGCTGGAGCAGATTTTGCCTGCTGGTTTCGAACGGATCCATAAATCATACCTGGTTCAAATTAAACAAACAGAGCAGATCTTAATTTCTTCGGGCACCAAATATGCATTAAAGCTTAAAAACGGAGAAATTTTACCCATTGGCCGATCGCGATATAAGGCCTTTAGAGAACGGATTGCTTTACAAGAGGAGAAAAACCACAGTTAA
- a CDS encoding FAD-dependent oxidoreductase produces MNKKAIIIGAGVAGPILALQLKKIGFESEIFESRSEHNTKEGAFLGLTPNGLNVLKEFIDLEALKEDYTPGSMKFFNSKGKQIAELGTAYQKQQYGVETIQLKRANLNKYARKAAIDAGITIKYNKKFISYDETDGQVTARFVDGTTATGDIIIGCDGMFSEVRNQLFPEASVVEYTKLISTGGYAKIPELSKPLDSIRMTFGERGFFAYSVSDKGEVWWFNNYFRAAQPKPQEIEKTLKTEIQDHLIEVHKDDDPLFSKIIKNSHEIIAYPIYDVPKLSHWYKGRICLIGDAAHGISPHIGQGASLALEDTGVIADLLKSCNDYGTAFQMFQSERQPRVEKVIKSARKVGDTKTKTNPIAAWFRDRLIGFFIGKQIQQLDWIYGWSRSDKSNS; encoded by the coding sequence ATGAATAAAAAAGCAATCATCATAGGAGCCGGTGTTGCAGGCCCAATACTGGCTTTACAACTAAAGAAAATAGGTTTTGAGTCTGAAATATTTGAATCGAGATCAGAACACAATACAAAAGAGGGCGCCTTTTTGGGGCTCACGCCTAATGGCCTGAATGTATTGAAAGAATTTATTGATTTGGAAGCGCTCAAAGAAGATTACACTCCAGGCTCAATGAAATTTTTCAATTCCAAAGGAAAACAAATAGCTGAACTGGGTACGGCTTACCAGAAACAGCAATATGGTGTTGAAACAATTCAGCTAAAACGCGCAAACCTTAACAAATACGCGCGAAAGGCAGCAATTGATGCCGGCATAACCATAAAGTACAACAAAAAATTTATTAGCTATGATGAAACAGATGGACAGGTAACAGCCCGTTTTGTAGATGGGACAACAGCAACGGGCGACATAATAATTGGCTGCGACGGAATGTTTTCTGAGGTCAGAAACCAATTGTTCCCTGAAGCTTCCGTAGTGGAGTACACAAAGTTGATCTCTACAGGCGGGTATGCAAAGATTCCCGAGCTTTCAAAACCGCTGGATTCTATACGGATGACCTTTGGCGAAAGGGGATTTTTTGCTTATTCAGTTTCTGATAAGGGTGAAGTCTGGTGGTTCAATAATTATTTTAGAGCAGCGCAACCAAAGCCGCAGGAAATAGAGAAAACATTAAAAACTGAAATTCAAGACCATTTAATTGAGGTTCATAAGGACGACGATCCTTTATTCTCCAAAATAATCAAAAACAGTCATGAAATTATTGCTTATCCTATTTATGATGTACCTAAGCTTTCGCATTGGTACAAAGGCAGAATTTGTCTAATTGGAGATGCTGCACATGGCATTTCTCCACATATTGGACAAGGGGCTTCACTGGCATTAGAAGATACTGGTGTAATTGCTGACCTTTTAAAATCATGTAATGACTATGGAACTGCATTTCAGATGTTTCAATCGGAACGCCAGCCGAGAGTAGAAAAAGTAATAAAAAGCGCAAGAAAAGTAGGCGATACCAAAACAAAAACGAATCCGATAGCAGCATGGTTCCGCGATCGCTTAATTGGCTTCTTTATTGGCAAGCAAATTCAACAACTTGACTGGATTTATGGTTGGAGCCGCTCAGATAAGAGTAATAGTTAA
- a CDS encoding helix-turn-helix domain-containing protein, with protein sequence MGFELRNDNKAFKMTFDESNINNQAFKEDTFKIDIPFGQLRAKQWLFDGIKILYSETDLDKPTELDWKGDTELVTMHFNLQGRTSIKQDGMSNSFELNGNQHNLFYGTKAEGKMKFDELRMKSFMIQFEKDAFLSISKDGNESLKQFADKIVSGTPVAFLSTNLNIDLPLQTCIHSILNCDYWGGLKRLFLLSKTIELLVLQAESFDNLQNSKSEYIKHDYDKERIVFARDYLVKNMESPPSLVELAKIAGINEYKLKRGFKEMFNQTAFSYLSDLRLELAKNDLREGKKQATEIAFELGYCSLQHFSNAFKKKFSITPSQVKR encoded by the coding sequence ATGGGATTTGAGTTAAGAAATGATAACAAGGCATTTAAAATGACCTTTGATGAAAGTAATATCAATAATCAGGCTTTTAAAGAAGATACCTTTAAAATAGACATCCCTTTTGGACAATTAAGAGCTAAACAATGGCTTTTTGATGGCATCAAGATTCTTTACTCCGAAACCGATCTTGATAAACCAACCGAACTGGATTGGAAAGGAGATACGGAGCTGGTAACCATGCACTTTAATCTGCAGGGAAGAACTTCGATAAAACAGGATGGGATGAGCAATTCTTTTGAGTTGAATGGGAACCAGCACAATTTATTCTATGGCACCAAAGCCGAAGGCAAAATGAAGTTTGATGAACTGCGGATGAAATCATTTATGATTCAATTTGAAAAGGATGCTTTTTTGTCCATATCAAAAGATGGAAATGAATCGCTTAAGCAGTTTGCAGACAAAATAGTTTCGGGAACACCTGTAGCTTTTCTAAGTACTAATTTAAATATCGATTTGCCTTTACAGACCTGTATTCATTCGATTTTGAATTGTGATTATTGGGGTGGATTAAAGCGATTATTTCTTCTTTCTAAAACGATTGAACTACTTGTTTTGCAGGCGGAATCATTTGATAACCTTCAAAATTCAAAATCTGAATACATCAAACATGATTACGACAAAGAACGAATTGTATTTGCCCGCGATTATTTAGTTAAAAATATGGAGTCGCCACCTTCGCTGGTAGAACTGGCAAAAATAGCAGGGATAAATGAATACAAACTGAAGCGGGGTTTTAAAGAAATGTTTAACCAAACAGCTTTTTCTTATTTATCTGATTTACGTTTGGAGTTGGCAAAAAACGATCTGCGCGAAGGCAAAAAACAAGCTACAGAAATAGCATTTGAATTGGGTTACTGTTCATTGCAGCACTTTAGTAATGCATTTAAGAAAAAGTTCTCCATTACCCCTAGTCAGGTGAAACGTTGA